In a genomic window of Candidatus Aminicenantes bacterium:
- the sat gene encoding sulfate adenylyltransferase, which produces MVKPHGSDQLNPLYVRDDAQREKLEREAASLPAVTVSSAAAANAVMLGSGYFTPLDGYMNREDAMQVARRMQTRDGLFWPVPALNMVADPGTIEAGDRIALRDPNVANEPVLAVQTVHAVERLSSEDKREIAQKVFRTIDPEHPGVSAFMAQGDYLVSGPIQVLNFSYFATDFPETFRTAWQIREEIDKLGWKTVVAFQTRNPMHRAHEELCRMAREAVNADGILIHMLLGKLKKGDMPAEVRDAAIRKMVELYFPPNTVLITGYGFDMLYAGPREAVLHAIFRQNCGCTHLIVGRDHAGCGSYYGPFDAQAIFDEDVPEGALEIKIFKADHTAWSRKLNRVVMMGQHPDHTREDWVFLSGTKVREMLSRGESLPVEFSRPEVAAILGEYYRSVGDGS; this is translated from the coding sequence ATGGTTAAACCCCATGGATCAGACCAACTCAATCCCCTCTATGTCCGCGATGATGCGCAACGAGAGAAACTGGAGCGGGAAGCCGCATCTTTGCCCGCCGTTACTGTGAGTTCCGCTGCCGCGGCCAACGCCGTGATGCTGGGCAGCGGTTATTTTACGCCCCTGGATGGATACATGAACCGTGAAGACGCCATGCAGGTGGCGCGCAGGATGCAAACCCGTGACGGCCTGTTCTGGCCCGTGCCCGCCCTGAACATGGTGGCGGATCCGGGAACCATTGAGGCGGGAGACCGCATCGCGCTCAGGGATCCCAATGTCGCGAATGAACCTGTGCTGGCCGTACAGACCGTTCACGCCGTGGAACGCCTCAGTTCCGAGGACAAGCGGGAGATTGCGCAAAAGGTGTTTCGCACCATCGACCCCGAACATCCCGGAGTGTCGGCCTTCATGGCCCAGGGTGATTACCTTGTCTCCGGCCCCATCCAGGTATTGAACTTCTCTTATTTCGCCACCGATTTTCCGGAAACCTTCCGCACCGCCTGGCAGATCCGCGAAGAGATTGACAAATTGGGGTGGAAAACCGTGGTGGCCTTTCAGACCCGTAACCCCATGCACCGCGCCCACGAGGAATTGTGCCGCATGGCCAGGGAAGCGGTCAATGCCGACGGCATCCTGATTCACATGCTGCTGGGCAAATTAAAGAAAGGTGATATGCCCGCGGAGGTGCGCGACGCCGCCATCCGCAAAATGGTGGAGCTTTATTTCCCCCCGAATACAGTTCTGATTACCGGCTACGGTTTTGACATGCTGTACGCCGGGCCACGCGAAGCGGTGTTGCATGCCATCTTTCGCCAGAACTGCGGCTGCACCCACCTGATCGTGGGCCGTGACCATGCCGGCTGCGGCAGTTACTACGGGCCGTTCGATGCCCAGGCCATTTTCGACGAGGACGTGCCGGAGGGGGCCCTGGAAATAAAGATCTTCAAGGCGGATCATACGGCCTGGTCGCGCAAACTCAACCGGGTGGTGATGATGGGCCAACACCCGGATCACACCAGGGAAGACTGGGTCTTTCTCAGCGGTACCAAGGTGCGGGAAATGCTTTCCCGCGGCGAAAGCCTGCC